CGCGCCGGGGCTCGCGGACATCGAACGGCTGGCCGCGGCCACGGCGGACGCGGGGGTACGGGTCGAGGTGCACATCAGCGGGGAGCAGCGGCCCCTGCCGGCCGACGTCGAGCTGGCGGCCTACCGTATCGTTCAGGAGGCGCTGACCAACGTGGTCCGCCATGCGGGCACCGGACACTGCACGGTGGCCCTCGGCTACGGGAACGGGGAGCTGTCGGTGGAGGTCGTCGACGACGGGCGCGGCGTCGCCGGGGAGGGCCCGGCCCACGGTTTCGGTCTCATCGGCATGCGGGAGCGGGCGGCTCTGCTGCAAGGCCGGTTCAGCGCCGGGCCGCGACCCGAGGGCGGCTTCCGGGTGGCGGCGCGCCTGCCGCTGCCCGAACCCGTCGGCGTCGCGCAGGAGACCCGGTGACGGTCCGGGTCGTCCTGGCCGACGACCAGCCGCTGGTGCGGTCCGGCCTGCGGGTCCTCATGGCCGATCACCCCGACCTGGAGGTCGTCGGCGAGGCCGCCACCGGCGCGGAGGCCGTCGAGCGGGTCGGGGAGACCGGCCCCGACGTCGTGGTGATGGACATCAGGATGCCCGGCATGGACGGCATCGAGGCCACGCGCCGGATCACGGCCGGTTCCCTGCCGACCCGCGTGCTCATCCTGACCACCTTCGACGAGGACGACCATGTCTACGGCGCGCTGCGGGCCGGCGCCAGCGGTTTCGCCGTCAAGGACATGGCGCTGGACGACATCCTCACCGCGATCCGCGTGGTCGCCGCCGGAGACGCACTGATCGCGCCGGGTGTGACACGCCGTCTGATCGCGGACTTCGTCGAACACCGCCCGGCCGGTGCGGAACCCTCCGTGCGTCGGCTCGAGGGCATCACCGAGCGGGAACGGGAAGTGCTGACCCTGGTCGGACGCGGCCGGTCCAACACCGAGATCGCGCAGGACCTGTTCATCACGGTGGCCACGGCCAAGTCCCACGTCTCCCGGCTGCTCGCCAAACTCGGCGCCCGCGACCGGGTGCAGCTGGTGATCACGGCGTATGAGACGGGGCTGGTCACGCCGTCGGGCTGAGCACCGCACGACGACACCTGCGCGGCCGGCGGACGGCGCACAGGGGCCATGGCTACGTTGTGCGGAGATTCGTTGCGAACAGGCCGGCTGCGGCTCCAGCGCGTCGTACGCCGGCCGGGAAGCAGGAGACATGGCCGAACACACCACCGGGATCTCCGGCGCGGCCCCGCTGCCGGGGTTGTTCGAGGCGGAGCGCTCGGCGGAGATCGTCGCCGCGAGCTTCGCCGGCGCCACCGACGAGCGGCTGAAGGAGATCCTCGGCTCCCTGGTGCGGCACACCCACGCCTTCGTCAAGGACGTCGGACTCACCACGGAGGAATGGGCGGCGGGCATCCGCTTCCTCACCGGGACCGGCCAGAAGTGCGACGAGACCCGGCAGGAGTTCATCCTGCTGTCCGATGTGCTGGGTGTGTCGATGCTGGTGGAGACACTGAACCAGCCGGCCGACGGGCAGTTCACGGAGTCGACGGTGGAGGGTCCCTTCCACATGGTCGACTCGCCGCCGCGTGCCCTCGGCGACAGCATCGACGAGGCAGGGCGGGGCGGCGAACCATGCCTGGTCACCGGACGGGTCACCGACGGCGACGGCCGGCCCGTCGCGGGCGCGGGCATCGACGTGTGGCAGGCCGACGCGGACGGTTTCTACGACGTGCAGCGGCCCGGCGAGGTGCCCGAGCGCAATCTCCGGGGCCTGTTCACCGCCGACGAGGACGGCAGGTTCTGGTTCCGTACGATCGTGCCGCGCTACTACCCCATCCCCACCGACGGCCCGGTCGGCGCTCTGCTCAAGGCGGGCGGACGTCACTCGAACCGGGCCGCGCACATCCACGTCGAGGTGTCCGCGCCCGGCATCCGCACGCTGACCACGCATCTCTTCGTCGACGGCTCGCCGTACCTGGATTCCGACGCCGTCTTCGGCGTCAAGGAGAGTCTGATCCGGAGCTTCGCCCAGGTCGACGACCCCGCCCGGGCCGCCGAGCACGGGCTGCCCAACCCGTTCCGTCACGTCGACTTCCCCCTCACCGTCCAGCGAGGAGCGCAACCATGACCGACGCCGCCGCCACCGGTCATGTGACGGTGCACGAGACACTGCCCTCCCGGGTCCTCCTGGGCGCCGGTGCCCGTCATGCCGTCCCCGAGGAGACCGAACGGCTCGGCTCCGGCCGGGTGCTGCTCGTCGCCACGGGTTC
Above is a genomic segment from Streptomyces fodineus containing:
- a CDS encoding response regulator — protein: MTVRVVLADDQPLVRSGLRVLMADHPDLEVVGEAATGAEAVERVGETGPDVVVMDIRMPGMDGIEATRRITAGSLPTRVLILTTFDEDDHVYGALRAGASGFAVKDMALDDILTAIRVVAAGDALIAPGVTRRLIADFVEHRPAGAEPSVRRLEGITEREREVLTLVGRGRSNTEIAQDLFITVATAKSHVSRLLAKLGARDRVQLVITAYETGLVTPSG
- a CDS encoding dioxygenase, which encodes MAEHTTGISGAAPLPGLFEAERSAEIVAASFAGATDERLKEILGSLVRHTHAFVKDVGLTTEEWAAGIRFLTGTGQKCDETRQEFILLSDVLGVSMLVETLNQPADGQFTESTVEGPFHMVDSPPRALGDSIDEAGRGGEPCLVTGRVTDGDGRPVAGAGIDVWQADADGFYDVQRPGEVPERNLRGLFTADEDGRFWFRTIVPRYYPIPTDGPVGALLKAGGRHSNRAAHIHVEVSAPGIRTLTTHLFVDGSPYLDSDAVFGVKESLIRSFAQVDDPARAAEHGLPNPFRHVDFPLTVQRGAQP